In Jatrophihabitans endophyticus, one DNA window encodes the following:
- a CDS encoding glycosyltransferase codes for MSALPAIGELAVIVPAADEEASIGACLAALREAQAAVPGIPVRVVVVLDACRDDTAAVVARHPEVHAEPCAARNVGVARALGSARALELADDPTRLWLAHTDADSLVPRDWLIHMLVAAAGGADVVLGTVVPSPDLPPHLRAAWDVGHDVDDGHGHVHGANLGIRASAYVALGGWRPLLTGEDVDLAERAERARLPVHRTGGIPVVTSARLHSRAPDGFAAYLRDVG; via the coding sequence GTGAGCGCGCTGCCGGCGATCGGCGAGCTCGCGGTGATCGTCCCCGCGGCGGACGAGGAGGCGAGCATCGGCGCCTGCCTGGCCGCCCTGCGCGAGGCGCAGGCCGCGGTGCCGGGCATCCCGGTGCGCGTGGTGGTGGTCCTCGACGCCTGTCGCGACGACACCGCCGCGGTGGTGGCCCGCCATCCCGAAGTGCACGCGGAACCGTGCGCGGCACGCAACGTCGGCGTGGCGCGCGCGCTGGGCAGCGCCCGTGCCCTGGAACTGGCCGACGACCCGACCCGGTTGTGGCTCGCCCACACCGACGCCGACTCCCTGGTGCCCCGGGACTGGCTGATCCACATGCTCGTGGCCGCAGCCGGCGGCGCCGACGTCGTCCTCGGCACCGTCGTCCCCTCCCCCGACCTGCCACCCCACCTGCGCGCCGCATGGGACGTGGGGCACGACGTCGACGACGGTCACGGCCACGTCCACGGCGCCAACCTCGGCATCCGGGCGTCGGCCTACGTCGCTCTCGGCGGCTGGCGGCCGCTGCTCACCGGCGAGGACGTCGATCTCGCCGAGCGGGCCGAGCGCGCACGGCTGCCGGTCCATCGCACCGGCGGCATCCCGGTCGTGACGAGCGCGCGGCTCCACTCGCGAGCGCCGGACGGCTTCGCGGCCTACCTGCGCGACGTGGGCTGA
- a CDS encoding type 1 glutamine amidotransferase domain-containing protein: protein MSDELNGKTIAFLLANSGVEQAELEKPWQAIEDAGGTPVLVAPEKDTVQAFNNDVEKGDTFDADRAVADVSVDDFDGLVLPGGTTNPDALRQDADAVALVKGFAAAGKPIAAICHGPWTLVEADVVRGKTLTSWPSLQTDIRNAGAAEWRDAESVTCPEQGFTLVTSRNPDDLPAFGKAAVAAFART, encoded by the coding sequence ATGTCCGACGAGCTCAACGGCAAGACCATCGCGTTCCTGCTGGCCAACTCCGGCGTCGAGCAGGCCGAGCTGGAGAAGCCCTGGCAGGCGATCGAGGACGCCGGCGGCACCCCGGTGCTGGTGGCGCCGGAGAAGGACACCGTGCAGGCGTTCAACAACGACGTCGAGAAGGGCGACACCTTCGACGCCGACCGCGCGGTCGCCGACGTCTCGGTGGACGACTTCGACGGCCTGGTGCTGCCGGGCGGCACGACCAACCCCGACGCGCTGCGGCAGGACGCCGACGCGGTCGCGCTGGTGAAGGGCTTCGCCGCGGCCGGCAAGCCCATCGCCGCCATCTGCCACGGCCCGTGGACGCTGGTCGAGGCCGACGTCGTGCGCGGCAAGACGCTGACGAGTTGGCCGAGCCTGCAGACCGACATCCGCAACGCCGGCGCCGCCGAATGGCGCGATGCCGAGTCGGTCACGTGCCCGGAGCAGGGATTCACGCTGGTCACGAGCCGCAACCCCGACGACCTCCCCGCCTTCGGCAAGGCAGCGGTCGCGGCGTTCGCCCGTACCTGA
- a CDS encoding MFS transporter produces the protein MSDTITTDVPARLDRLPWSRWHWTVVIGLGTVWILDGLEVTIVGNLAPRLAEASAGLGITEAQVTGLAAALYVAGSCTGALLFGYLTDRFGRRKLFMITLAVYLAATAMTAVAFAPWWFFVFRFVTGLGIGGEYAAINSAVDELIPSSHRGRVDLAINGTYWLGAVGGALLSIVALNTNFLPADVGWRVSFALGVVLGLVILLVRRNVPESPRWLFIHGRDDEARRLVDEVERTVRDETGQGLSTVHDTIEIEQRETIGFLTIAKTVLTTYPKRTVLGLSLFIGQAFLYNAVTFGYASILTTFFDVDAAHTGYFYAVIAVGNFLGPVALGTLFDTLGRKPMIAGTYLASGILLFVTAWLFSQGVLSAVTMTICWTVVLFFASTGASSAYLTVSEIFPMETRAMAIAFFYAIGTALGGITGPLLFADLTSSGVVGDTVLAFCVGAAVMTAGGIVAIFFAVDAAGKGLESIAAPLTSRTKAGSAAAASA, from the coding sequence GTGAGCGACACGATCACCACGGACGTCCCCGCGCGGCTGGACCGACTGCCGTGGTCGCGATGGCACTGGACGGTCGTGATCGGCCTGGGCACCGTGTGGATCCTGGACGGCCTCGAGGTGACGATCGTCGGCAACCTCGCGCCCCGGTTGGCCGAGGCGTCGGCCGGTCTCGGCATCACCGAGGCCCAGGTGACCGGTCTCGCCGCCGCGTTGTACGTCGCCGGTTCGTGCACCGGGGCGCTGCTGTTCGGCTACCTGACCGACCGGTTCGGACGTCGCAAGCTGTTCATGATCACGCTGGCGGTGTACCTGGCGGCGACGGCGATGACGGCCGTCGCGTTCGCGCCGTGGTGGTTCTTCGTCTTCCGGTTCGTCACCGGTCTCGGCATCGGCGGCGAGTACGCCGCCATCAACTCCGCAGTGGACGAGCTGATCCCGAGCTCGCACCGCGGGCGGGTCGACCTCGCCATCAACGGCACCTACTGGCTGGGCGCGGTCGGCGGTGCGCTGCTGTCGATCGTCGCGCTGAACACGAATTTCCTCCCCGCCGACGTCGGGTGGCGCGTCTCGTTCGCCCTGGGCGTCGTCCTCGGCCTCGTGATCCTGTTGGTGCGGCGCAACGTGCCCGAGAGTCCGCGCTGGCTGTTCATCCACGGCCGCGACGACGAGGCGAGACGGCTCGTCGACGAGGTCGAGCGGACGGTCCGCGACGAGACCGGTCAGGGGCTCTCTACCGTCCACGACACCATCGAGATCGAGCAGCGCGAGACCATCGGCTTCCTGACGATCGCGAAGACGGTCCTCACCACGTACCCGAAGCGGACCGTGCTCGGGCTGTCGCTGTTCATCGGGCAGGCGTTCCTCTACAACGCCGTCACCTTCGGCTACGCGAGCATCCTCACCACGTTCTTCGACGTCGACGCCGCGCACACCGGCTACTTCTACGCGGTGATCGCCGTCGGCAACTTCCTCGGCCCGGTCGCGCTCGGCACGCTGTTCGACACGCTCGGTCGCAAGCCGATGATCGCCGGAACCTACCTCGCGTCCGGCATCCTGCTCTTCGTCACCGCGTGGCTGTTCTCGCAGGGCGTGCTGTCGGCCGTCACCATGACGATCTGCTGGACCGTCGTGCTCTTCTTCGCCTCGACCGGCGCGAGCTCGGCCTATCTCACGGTCAGCGAGATCTTCCCGATGGAGACGCGCGCGATGGCGATCGCCTTCTTCTACGCGATCGGCACCGCGCTCGGCGGCATCACCGGACCGCTGCTGTTCGCCGACCTGACCTCCTCCGGAGTCGTCGGCGACACGGTGCTGGCGTTCTGCGTCGGCGCGGCGGTCATGACCGCGGGCGGGATAGTCGCGATCTTCTTCGCCGTCGACGCCGCCGGCAAGGGGCTCGAGAGCATCGCCGCTCCGCTGACCAGCCGCACGAAGGCCGGGTCCGCGGCCGCCGCGTCGGCGTGA
- a CDS encoding DNA polymerase ligase N-terminal domain-containing protein, whose amino-acid sequence MAEPDDPRFVVQHHLATADHYDLRLEIDGVLVSWAVPKGPSTDPAVRRLARRVGDHALEYCEYEGVLSPQRRGGGVVQVWDHGTFRNVSRDGSDPVSAGAALARGHLSFVLRGEKLRGGYSLLRTRGDDLWLLLKKRDGEADARRDVTGTETWSVLTGRTMAEIEAAG is encoded by the coding sequence ATGGCCGAGCCGGACGACCCACGCTTCGTGGTGCAGCACCACCTGGCGACGGCCGACCACTACGACCTCCGGCTCGAGATCGACGGGGTACTGGTGTCGTGGGCCGTGCCGAAGGGTCCGTCGACCGACCCCGCGGTACGGCGGCTGGCCAGACGGGTCGGGGACCATGCCCTCGAGTACTGCGAGTACGAGGGCGTGCTCTCGCCACAGCGTCGTGGCGGCGGCGTCGTGCAGGTGTGGGACCACGGGACGTTCCGCAACGTCAGCCGGGACGGCAGCGATCCGGTGTCGGCGGGCGCGGCGCTCGCGCGCGGGCACCTCTCCTTCGTGCTGCGGGGCGAGAAGCTGCGCGGCGGCTACAGCCTGCTGCGCACGCGCGGCGACGACCTGTGGCTGCTGCTGAAGAAGCGCGACGGCGAGGCGGACGCGCGGCGCGACGTGACCGGCACCGAGACCTGGTCGGTGCTCACCGGCCGGACGATGGCCGAGATCGAGGCAGCCGGCTGA
- a CDS encoding zinc-binding dehydrogenase, translated as MRPTTSGWWPNGWGPQTGYGASFTSAAVLAELGGPVADGGLVVPIAATYPLDRVRDAYDRLAQGRTRGRMVLQVG; from the coding sequence GTGCGACCAACGACGAGTGGCTGGTGGCCGAACGGCTGGGGGCCGCAGACCGGGTACGGCGCGTCCTTCACCTCGGCGGCGGTCCTGGCCGAGCTCGGCGGGCCCGTGGCCGACGGCGGCCTCGTCGTCCCGATCGCCGCCACGTACCCGCTCGACCGGGTGCGGGACGCGTACGACCGCTTGGCCCAGGGCCGCACACGCGGCAGGATGGTCCTGCAGGTCGGGTGA
- a CDS encoding UdgX family uracil-DNA binding protein (This protein belongs to the uracil DNA glycosylase superfamily, members of which act in excision repair of DNA. However, it belongs more specifically to UdgX branch, whose founding member was found to bind uracil in DNA (where it does not belong), without cleaving it, appears to promote DNA repair by a pathway involving RecA, rather than base excision.) yields MAARPSFPGAAEFVPDSRAVDDLRTHAAGCRGCDLYADATQTVFGSGNAHARVMLVGEQPGDVEDTRGYPFVGPAGQVLRRGLTDAGLGDTPVFVTNAVKHFRFTERGRRRIHEKPTAAHATACRPWLAAELRAVRPAIVVALGATAAGSLFGSGFRLTAARGQRLDWPPAKGDFADSDVDVQVAFATVHPSSILRTPDDERDAAYAAFVADLAVVAEAVRR; encoded by the coding sequence GTGGCCGCGCGTCCCAGCTTCCCCGGCGCCGCCGAGTTCGTGCCCGACTCCCGCGCCGTCGACGACCTGCGCACGCACGCCGCCGGATGCCGCGGCTGCGACCTCTACGCCGACGCCACCCAGACCGTCTTCGGCTCGGGTAACGCCCACGCCCGCGTGATGCTGGTGGGCGAGCAGCCCGGCGACGTCGAGGACACCCGCGGCTACCCGTTCGTCGGGCCCGCCGGGCAGGTGCTGCGCCGCGGTCTGACCGACGCGGGTCTCGGTGACACACCCGTGTTCGTGACCAACGCGGTCAAGCACTTCCGATTCACCGAACGCGGCAGGCGACGCATCCACGAGAAGCCGACGGCCGCGCACGCCACGGCCTGCCGTCCCTGGCTGGCCGCCGAGCTGCGGGCCGTCCGTCCGGCGATCGTCGTCGCGCTCGGGGCCACCGCCGCCGGGTCGCTGTTCGGGTCCGGCTTCCGGTTGACCGCGGCCCGCGGGCAGCGCCTCGACTGGCCGCCGGCCAAGGGCGACTTCGCCGACAGCGACGTGGACGTGCAGGTCGCCTTCGCGACCGTCCACCCGTCGTCGATACTGCGCACGCCCGACGACGAGCGCGACGCCGCCTACGCCGCGTTCGTGGCCGATCTCGCGGTCGTGGCCGAGGCGGTGCGCCGGTGA
- a CDS encoding CYTH and CHAD domain-containing protein, with the protein MSTQREREVKFEVPDGFVVPAVADVVRGGEIEERTLQLRSDYQDTAGFDLLAHGLTLRRRSGDDDTGWHLKVPAGDARDEIRLPLTDDDTVPRRLAELVAGIARPEELRPVAVLRTERRVTRVRRGDALVVEIADDRVNATGADGRARSWREIEIELGPAGDERALAAFGRRLTAAGASPSPHASKFARALGRDPHVERSPAGELLVRYLTGSFRRLVAGDVALRRGHDDVVPDTRGAVRRIRSVLRVFADVLDAPTAHALDAELSWYQGLLGEVRDRQRQRVRFAAAVRALPPELVLGPVAAHVDQSLTTEQVRALAAVTDALATNRYRRMLAAVAGLVAGDPVRPRTSRTHLRALADDAATTAAKRLRRAVHDDDPDRLRRARRAIERARDAAELVDRSPRTVARFERALDVLGEHRDAVRAAELARMLGTRAGAAAGENGFTYGLLYQREVDVARRRRRKAVRLRIPH; encoded by the coding sequence GTGAGCACGCAGCGCGAGCGGGAGGTCAAGTTCGAGGTGCCGGACGGCTTCGTGGTGCCCGCGGTGGCCGACGTCGTACGCGGCGGGGAGATCGAGGAGCGCACCCTGCAGCTGCGTTCGGACTACCAGGACACCGCCGGCTTCGACCTGCTGGCGCACGGGCTGACCCTGCGCCGTCGCAGCGGCGACGACGACACCGGCTGGCATCTCAAGGTGCCCGCGGGCGACGCGCGCGACGAGATCCGCCTGCCGCTGACCGACGACGACACCGTGCCGCGCCGGCTCGCCGAGCTGGTGGCCGGCATCGCCCGACCCGAGGAGCTGCGACCGGTCGCGGTCCTGCGCACCGAACGCAGGGTCACCCGGGTGCGCCGCGGCGACGCCCTCGTCGTCGAGATCGCCGACGACCGCGTGAACGCCACCGGCGCGGACGGCCGCGCCCGCAGCTGGCGCGAGATCGAGATCGAGCTCGGCCCGGCGGGTGACGAGCGGGCACTCGCCGCGTTCGGCCGGCGGCTGACCGCGGCCGGGGCGTCGCCGTCGCCGCACGCGTCCAAGTTCGCGCGGGCACTGGGTCGCGACCCCCACGTCGAACGCTCCCCCGCCGGCGAGCTGCTCGTCCGCTACCTCACCGGCTCCTTCCGCCGGCTCGTGGCCGGCGACGTCGCGTTGCGCCGCGGCCACGACGACGTCGTACCCGACACCCGCGGCGCCGTCCGGCGCATCCGCAGCGTGCTGCGCGTCTTCGCCGACGTGCTGGACGCACCGACGGCGCACGCGCTGGACGCCGAGCTGTCCTGGTACCAGGGTCTGCTCGGTGAGGTGCGCGACCGACAGCGGCAGCGCGTTCGCTTCGCCGCCGCGGTGCGCGCGCTGCCGCCCGAGCTCGTGCTGGGCCCGGTCGCCGCGCACGTCGACCAGTCGCTGACCACCGAGCAGGTACGGGCGCTCGCCGCGGTCACCGACGCGCTGGCGACCAATCGCTACCGGCGGATGCTCGCCGCGGTGGCCGGTCTGGTCGCGGGCGACCCGGTGCGCCCCCGGACGTCACGCACCCACCTGCGCGCGCTCGCCGACGACGCGGCCACGACCGCCGCGAAGCGGCTGCGCCGAGCGGTCCACGACGACGACCCCGACCGGCTGCGCCGCGCCCGCAGGGCGATCGAGCGCGCGCGGGACGCCGCCGAGCTCGTCGATCGCTCGCCGCGCACCGTCGCCCGCTTCGAGCGCGCGCTGGACGTGCTCGGCGAGCACCGGGACGCGGTGCGCGCCGCCGAGCTCGCACGCATGCTGGGCACGCGCGCCGGCGCCGCCGCCGGCGAGAACGGCTTCACCTACGGGCTGCTGTACCAGCGCGAGGTCGACGTCGCGCGCCGCCGACGCCGCAAGGCCGTGCGGCTGCGCATTCCCCACTGA
- a CDS encoding NADPH:quinone reductase, with product MRAIVYDRTGDPDVLHLVERDLRDPGPGEVRVRVVRSGVNPTDWKSRRGARAGTPVSPAQVPNQDGAGVVDAVGPGVAAALHGLRVWLWEAAWQRPDGTAQEYAIVPAAHAVPLPDVASFDLGAALGVPFVTAHRCLTVTEEGPARLGPGALAGRTVLVSGGAGAVGNAAIQLARWADATVITTVSSPAKAQLAAAAGADHVIDYRTQDVVAEVEKIAPAGVHTIVEVAAAANADIDVAVVAPNGSIAVYADDGGQPLSLPVRASMQTNARWQFVLLYTAPAPAKAVALDDVAAAIVDGAVRVGDAAGLPLHHFPLEQTAAAHAAVEGGVVGKVLVDVAD from the coding sequence GTGCGCGCCATCGTCTACGACCGGACCGGCGATCCCGACGTCCTGCACCTGGTGGAGCGCGACCTCCGTGACCCCGGACCCGGTGAGGTTCGCGTGCGTGTGGTGCGCTCCGGCGTCAATCCGACCGACTGGAAGTCGCGACGCGGCGCTCGGGCCGGCACCCCGGTCAGCCCGGCGCAGGTGCCCAACCAGGACGGCGCCGGGGTGGTGGACGCCGTCGGCCCCGGAGTCGCTGCCGCCCTGCACGGGCTGCGGGTGTGGCTGTGGGAGGCCGCTTGGCAGCGACCCGACGGCACCGCGCAGGAGTACGCGATCGTCCCGGCCGCGCACGCCGTGCCACTGCCCGACGTCGCGTCCTTCGACCTCGGCGCCGCGCTCGGGGTGCCGTTCGTGACCGCGCACCGCTGCCTCACCGTGACCGAGGAGGGCCCCGCCCGGCTCGGCCCCGGCGCACTCGCGGGGCGCACCGTCCTCGTCAGCGGCGGCGCGGGCGCGGTGGGCAACGCCGCCATCCAGCTGGCGCGCTGGGCCGACGCCACGGTGATCACGACGGTGAGCTCGCCGGCCAAGGCACAGCTCGCCGCCGCCGCGGGCGCCGACCACGTGATCGACTACCGGACCCAGGACGTCGTCGCGGAGGTCGAGAAGATCGCACCGGCGGGCGTCCACACCATCGTCGAGGTCGCCGCCGCGGCGAACGCCGACATCGACGTCGCGGTCGTGGCCCCCAACGGCTCGATCGCCGTGTACGCCGACGACGGCGGACAGCCGCTGTCGCTGCCCGTCCGCGCGAGCATGCAGACCAACGCCCGCTGGCAGTTCGTGCTGCTCTACACCGCGCCCGCCCCGGCCAAGGCGGTGGCGCTGGACGACGTCGCCGCGGCGATCGTCGACGGCGCCGTGCGAGTGGGCGACGCGGCCGGGCTCCCGCTGCACCACTTCCCGCTGGAGCAGACCGCGGCCGCGCACGCGGCGGTCGAGGGCGGCGTGGTCGGCAAGGTCCTGGTCGACGTCGCCGACTAA
- a CDS encoding endonuclease translates to MSDHHDRARRLLDRAGRTFAEQAGFTLHDKPSPLWQLVVLATVLAKPIQADMAVDAAAELRKAGATTPQGTLDLTWQQRVDALVRAHYRRFDESTATRLEQSATLVLDRWHGDLRELAAEADGDTGRAADLLQEIPGIGPAGADIFLREVQDAWPWVRPYFDARALDGAEAVGLPTGPGELADLVAGDDCARLAAALVRVTLDDHLAAAVRDG, encoded by the coding sequence ATGAGCGACCACCACGACCGCGCCCGGCGGCTGCTCGACCGCGCCGGGCGCACCTTCGCCGAGCAGGCCGGGTTCACGCTGCACGACAAGCCCAGCCCGCTCTGGCAGCTCGTGGTGCTCGCGACCGTCCTCGCCAAGCCCATCCAGGCCGACATGGCCGTCGACGCCGCGGCCGAGCTGCGCAAGGCCGGCGCCACCACGCCGCAGGGCACGCTCGACCTCACCTGGCAGCAGCGGGTGGACGCGCTGGTCCGCGCCCACTACCGCCGCTTCGACGAGAGCACCGCCACCCGGCTCGAGCAGTCCGCCACGCTCGTGCTGGACCGCTGGCACGGCGACCTCCGCGAACTGGCCGCCGAGGCCGACGGTGACACCGGCCGGGCCGCCGACCTGCTGCAGGAGATCCCCGGCATCGGCCCGGCGGGCGCGGACATCTTCCTGCGCGAGGTGCAGGACGCCTGGCCGTGGGTGCGGCCGTACTTCGACGCGCGGGCGCTCGACGGCGCCGAGGCGGTCGGTCTGCCCACAGGCCCCGGTGAGCTCGCCGACCTCGTCGCCGGCGACGACTGCGCCCGGCTGGCGGCCGCGCTCGTCCGCGTGACGTTGGACGACCACCTCGCCGCCGCGGTTCGCGACGGGTGA
- a CDS encoding STAS domain-containing protein codes for MTLVQTLARTTSHDAWRAAVALEGELDIANADEVRAVLVDHLDAGRRVLRVDASGVTFADAAALGMLVDAHQRCRERHGTMILVGSSARLRRTIALAGLDTVLLVDTAA; via the coding sequence GTGACACTCGTCCAGACCCTGGCGCGCACCACCTCGCACGACGCCTGGCGCGCCGCCGTCGCCCTCGAGGGCGAACTCGACATCGCCAACGCCGACGAGGTGCGTGCCGTCCTCGTCGACCACCTCGACGCCGGCCGGCGCGTGCTGCGCGTCGACGCCAGCGGCGTCACCTTCGCCGACGCCGCCGCGCTCGGCATGCTCGTCGACGCCCACCAGCGGTGCCGGGAGCGGCACGGCACGATGATCCTGGTCGGCAGCTCGGCCCGGCTGCGCCGCACCATCGCGCTGGCCGGTCTCGACACCGTCCTGCTGGTCGACACCGCCGCCTGA
- a CDS encoding mycothiol transferase, translating into MTTATDLLLDGFGRVNENVHAVLDGADEGVLTTRLDADANTIGWLVWHLLRVQDDHVAGVAGTEQVWTARGWHERFGLPFGAEATGYGSSSDDVAAVRGVSVADYLGYADDVHAATRTYVQGLADEDLARVVDENWDPPVTLAVRLVSVVDDDLEHVGQAAFVRGVLDRR; encoded by the coding sequence ATGACGACCGCCACCGACCTCCTGCTCGACGGCTTCGGCCGTGTCAACGAGAACGTCCACGCGGTGCTCGACGGCGCCGACGAGGGCGTCCTGACCACCCGCCTGGACGCCGACGCCAACACCATCGGCTGGCTGGTGTGGCACCTGCTCCGCGTCCAGGACGACCACGTCGCCGGTGTCGCCGGCACCGAGCAGGTGTGGACGGCGCGCGGGTGGCACGAGCGCTTCGGGCTGCCCTTCGGTGCCGAAGCGACGGGCTACGGCTCGTCCAGCGACGACGTCGCGGCGGTACGGGGTGTCTCCGTCGCGGACTACCTCGGGTACGCCGACGACGTCCACGCCGCGACGCGGACGTACGTGCAGGGCCTCGCCGACGAGGACCTCGCCCGGGTCGTCGACGAGAACTGGGATCCGCCGGTCACCCTCGCGGTGCGGCTGGTGAGCGTCGTCGACGACGACCTGGAGCACGTCGGGCAGGCCGCCTTCGTCCGTGGTGTGCTCGATCGACGCTGA
- a CDS encoding alpha/beta fold hydrolase, translating to MSRFARPGRYLDVTVAGASRRVRVRDDGPRDAPALLVVHGFTGSSDWWDVVAEDLAADHRVVRFDLLGHGATGGPSADAPEQTEVAAAVLEQLDVRDVTAVGHSFGADVAAGLAEAAERVTAVVLVCQAPDYADATLPRGHLLMTRPVVGTALLGAGHLLALVAGGVSTVVRRPADPATRRLVRLAVADFRAVDAAMFTTVLVTRPRRMTRRPLDAQLRDAGKPALVLLGGRDHFYGDRSAGRYRAAGARVEVIGDSGHSIQYEQPALVGRLLREFVGERRVGRRS from the coding sequence GTGAGCCGGTTCGCGCGTCCGGGGCGCTACCTCGACGTCACGGTGGCCGGCGCGTCGCGGCGGGTCCGCGTCCGCGACGACGGGCCGCGCGACGCGCCCGCCCTGCTCGTCGTCCACGGCTTCACCGGCTCCAGCGACTGGTGGGACGTCGTCGCCGAGGATCTCGCCGCCGACCATCGCGTCGTCCGCTTCGACCTGCTCGGGCACGGCGCCACCGGCGGCCCCTCGGCGGACGCCCCCGAGCAGACCGAGGTCGCGGCGGCGGTGCTCGAGCAGCTCGACGTGCGCGACGTGACCGCGGTCGGCCACTCGTTCGGCGCCGACGTCGCCGCCGGGCTGGCCGAGGCCGCCGAGCGCGTCACGGCCGTCGTGCTGGTCTGTCAGGCGCCCGACTACGCCGACGCCACGCTGCCGCGGGGACACCTGCTGATGACCCGCCCCGTCGTCGGAACCGCCCTGCTGGGCGCCGGCCACCTGCTCGCGCTCGTGGCCGGTGGCGTGTCGACGGTCGTACGGCGGCCGGCCGACCCGGCCACCCGGCGGCTCGTCCGTCTCGCCGTCGCGGACTTCCGCGCCGTGGACGCCGCCATGTTCACGACCGTCCTGGTGACCCGACCGCGGCGCATGACGCGGCGCCCGCTGGACGCGCAGCTGCGCGACGCGGGCAAGCCGGCCCTGGTCCTGCTCGGCGGGAGGGACCACTTCTACGGCGATCGCTCCGCGGGCCGCTACCGGGCGGCGGGGGCGCGGGTGGAGGTCATCGGCGACAGCGGGCATTCGATCCAGTACGAGCAGCCGGCGCTGGTCGGCCGCCTGCTGCGCGAGTTCGTGGGCGAGCGACGGGTAGGACGACGGTCATGA